Genomic segment of Candidatus Desulfatibia profunda:
CACGGGTACATGGGTATACGTGTTTATTTTATTACCTAATTCGTAATTTCTCAATAAAATGATAGGGCCCGCCGGCGACAATCTGTGGACGGGGCTCCGGAGCCTATTAAGATTAAGAAGTAAACCTATTTGCTCTAACCCGGATTTTTCACGAGATTGAGACGTTCAAAGGCTTTCCGCGATCACTTTTAAGGTCCTATCCACAGCCCCCTTATTGGCGTTAAAGACTTCAAAGGCCCTATTCCCCATCTTGCAAGCTTGCTGATGATCTCTGAAGAGCTTTGAAGCCACGTTATATAAATCTTCTGCATCCTGCACGCGGGCCGCCCCGCCTGCCGCTACCAGCATTTGTGCTATTTCGGCAAAATCGCTCATATCATATCCGAATAGGATCGGTTTGGAAAATACGGCCGGTTCAAGTGGATTGTGTCCACCGCAATTGACAAGGCTTCCCCCCACAAAGGCGACGTTTGCCAGGGCATAAAGTTTTTTTAAAACCCCGATGGCATCTACAACAATGACATCGATCCTGCTGTCCGCTGCAAGCATGCTCAGCTCTTTCATTAGAACAGCGTGAAATCGGGCTGATTGAAAAATTCGCTGAACCGATCCGGCCCGCCCCGGATCCCTGGGAACAACAATTAGCAGAAGATCTTCAAATTCCTGCTTCATTCTCGTAAACGCTTCAAGAAGCACCGTCTCTTCTCCTTTATGGGTGCTGCCGGCCATAAACACTTTTTGTGACAACCGCACGTGCGTCGATTGTCGCATGTTTTTTATTTCCGACTCCGGCATTGCCGGGCTTCCCTGGTCAAATTTAATGTTTCCGGAAACCGTTATCCTGCTTGACGGAACACCAAGGGCTTTGAAGCGCTCGGCATCCTCGGCAGACTGGGTACAGATGCTGGTAAAGGACAAAAACAATGATTTCGAAAAAACCGCGAGACGTTTGTATCCTGCAAAAGACCTTTTAGACAGCCTTGCGTTGGCAAGAATCACGGGGACCTGGCGCGTTTTCATTTCAAACAAAAAATTAGGCCAGATATCCGATTCAACAATAACGACAAGGGCCGGATCTATTTTCCCGGCAATGTGTTTAACTGAAAATGCCAAATCATAGGGATAATAAATGACCGCATTTACCATGCCTTTGAAACGCTGATCGGCAACTTCAAACCCTGTTTTGGTGGAAACGGAAACGAGAACGTTCCTGTTTTTAAAACCGTCGATGATTCCCTGGACCAGGGGCACGGCCGCAAGGACCTCTCCCACCGAAAGGGCATGAATCCATATCGGCTTTCTATCCGGATAAAAGCCTTTTTTGGGGATCGCACCTGTCGCTGTTTTTGTCAGTCCCAGCCTGGGCAAAACAGTCTTACGTCGCTTGTCCGATATCAGAACAAACGGGATGATCAAGGGGAATCCCAGTACAATCGCAATGACCAGCAGAATATTATATAAAACAATCACGCTCTGACCTTTTATATCAGCCTTAAATTAACCACGAAAAAAGGGAAAAATTATCCATTCTGTATTTCTTTCGTGTTTTCGTGATGATTCTTCTTCGCTTTCAATCGGCATATAATAATATTAACGTTCCAAGGCATAAAAAAACAAAGTTTGCCGTCCAGGCGGCAATGAAAGGCGGAAGCATTTCTCCATAGCCGAGTGAAATACACAAGCTGTAAAATATCCAGTACAAAAATGCTATTCCTATACCGTAAGCGATGCTCACGGGTAAACCTTCCTTGACGCTGCCTCTGGCAGCAATACCTGCTCCCAACATGCACATGATGATGCAAACCAGCGGAAAAGCGGTTTTGGCATAAAGATCAACCCGGTAGATAGTTGCATCGTATCCTTCCTTTTCAACCTTTTTTATATATTCAAGAAGTTCCTTGAAATTCATCTCTTCCGACTTTTTGACCACTCGTTTTAAATTCTCCGGCAAAAAATCGAACGCCTCACTGATAGTTTCATGAAATGTTATCTTGTAGGTGCCGTCTTTTTCATTGAGATTTTGTTCCATAACGCCGGATAGCAACCATTTATCCTGCCGGAAAACACCTTTTTCAGCATCGACTCTTCTGGTCAGCCTGAAATCCTTATTAAACTGATAAAAGGTGACCCCAAAAATGGTGTTAACTTGCGGATTGTAATACTTTATATGCGTAATTGAACGGTCACCCTTCATCCAAATATTCTTTTCCTTTGAAATCACGGCGAATTCCTTTCTGACCTCCCGTAGCCATATCTGGTTGGCTTTTTCCATGGAGATTGGGACAATAACTTCGGAAAAGAAAAAAAGAAGGATGCTGACAACCAGTCCGATTGCAAGCACCGGTTTTAATAAATAAAAAATATGAATGCCGCTGCTTTTTAGAGCGACAATTTCATTATTTCTGGTCATAAGGCCAAAGACGACCAGAACCGCAAGCAGAATACACACCGGCAGGATCTGGGAAATGATAAAAGGTGTCTGGAAGAAAAAAAAGGTTAACGCCTTCGAAAGCGGCAGGTTGGCCTCCATAAAATCATCGATTCTTTCAAAAAAATCGACGGCGACGTAGATACCCACGACCATTGCCAGCATAATCCCGAAGTATTTGGAAATCTGTATGGTCAAATATTTATATAGGATCGACATGATTCTCGATAATTTCACCGGATATTTGGGATAAACCGACTGATATGCGAATATTTTTCAATTATACAATAATCAAGATAGATTCTTTATAAAAAATTAAGGCCGGGTTTCACTCCGCGCTTTAGTCCGAAGTCGATGGCGGTGCCGCCGGTTTCGAGAACAGAACTCGTTTAATCAACGCCGGTACATAACCAATATACAACGGACGTTCATTGGCTGTTCTGACAAGCAGAAACAGGCCCAAACCGCCCATGACGATATTAGGGAGCCACATTCCGACCGCCGGTGGATAGATACCGGCTTCACCAAAAACCCAACCGGCCGATAACATCAAATAATAAAGTAAAAAGAAAAAAAGGCCGAGCCCCAGGCCGAATGATCGTTTAGCCGTCCGCGACTGCACTCCCAAAGGAACTGCCAGAAGCCCGAGGGCAAAGCATGCAAAGGCGATTGAAAATTTCTTGTGAAATTCTATCAGGGCAGCATAGTATTGGGCATCTTTCTTCGGGTAAGTTCGTATAAACCGGCGCAGCTCAGTAAGGCTCATCTCCTTTTCGTCTTTGGACCAGCGGTTTGCCGTCGTGGTCGCCTTTTTTAAATCGAGGTTAACGTCATAAGTATCGAACTTGATGGAATGAGTTGCGCGATTCTTGAGGTCGACCTGATTGATGATCCCGTCATACAACAGTAAATGCAAAGCCGGTCTATCCGCTTCGCTAAACAGATCCCCTCGTGGGGCCACCACAGTGCTGATAACGTCTTTATTCCTTTTGTCTTCAATAAAAACATTGACGAGATCTTTACTTTTTAAATCGATTTTATTGATATAAAGCATCACATCCTTGAAACCGTCATTAAAGGTCCTTTCCTTGAGTCCGACATTGGCATGCGATGAGGCAACTTTAACTGTCAACTCTGCAAACGACAACCTTCCCCACGGCAACCCATAGATAGACATAAAGCCGGTCAGCAAGCATCCCAACAGGCAAAAAAGAATTACCGGCGGAAGCATCCCGTAGATACTTTGTCCGCCGGCTTTTAAGGCTACGATCTCGTTGTCGGCGGACAATCGCAGAAATGTCAAGAGGATGCTCATCATGATGGACATCGGTATCACAAATTCAAGGAAATAAGGTATGGAATAGAGCAGCATCAAAAAGACCGAAGATATGCTGATTCTATAATTTACAATCATTTTGGTAATATCGAGTATCTTTGCCATCAGAAACACAAAGGTGAAAAACACGATATTGAGGATAAATGGCGGCATCATCTCTGTAAATACATATCGATTTATAATCGTGTTGATTTTCATATCAGGCGGGTGTTGATTATATAGGTATTTTAACCATTAGACCATTTAACCAATCAACCTATCAACGCTAGCTGTAATCTGGATTTATCCTTATATTTTCAGGCGGGCTCACCTTATCCTGACTATTACTGTACTGCATCTGGTAGAGTTTAAAAAATTCTCCTCGACGTGCAATCAGTTCTTCCTGTTTGCCCTCTTCAACGATCCGGCCATTCACGACGACAATGATCCTGTCGGCGTAATCAATGGTTGACAGTCGATGGGCGATAACAAAAGTAGTACGCCCTTTCATCAGATTTTCAAGGGCCTTTTGAACCAGCATCTCCGATTCCGCATCAAGGGAAGAAGTGGCCTCATCCAGAATTAATATGGGTGCGTCCTTCAAAAGTGCCCGGGCGATACAGATCCTCTGTTTTTCTCCGCCGGAAAGGCGCGCGCCCAACTCTCCGATATTGGTGTCGAACTTATTGCTAAAATTCTGAATAAAATCATAAGCATAGGCGGCCTTCGCAACCCTCCGAATATCTTCATCCGAAGCATTTTGGTTGCCATAGGCGATATTGTTACGAACGGAATCGTTAAAAAGTATGGGGTCCTGGGTAACGATGGCCATCTGATCACGCAGCGAAGCTATCGAAGCGTTGCGAATATCGACACCGTCGATCAGGAGCGCCCCTTGGGTAACATCATAGAATCTGGGCAGCAGATTCACCAGAGATGTTTTGCCCCCGCCGCTCATGCCGACCAGCGCCAGGATCTCACCGGCCTGAACGTCCAGATTGATGTCTTTTAAAATCATTTCATCTTCATATTTGAAAAACACGTTTTCGAAAGTGACCCTGTGCGGTTTTCGCGTCAGTATTACAGGGTTCATCGGTTCTTTGATTTCCGACTCCGTCTCCATGACATCAAAGATCCTGTCGACCGCAGCCAAACCTTGCTGAACGGCATTGTTGAGTCCGCTCAGCTTTTTCACCGGATCATACAGCATCAGAACTGCGGCCATAAAAGAGAAAAACGTTCCGGCGCTGGAAGTACCCGCAACCACCTTGGAACCACCGTACCATATGATAAAAGCGATCCCACAACCGCCCAGAAACTCCATGATGGGTGAAGACAAGGAGCGGGCGATGACGGCTTTCATCTCCAGCTTAAAAAGCCCAAGTGTTTTTTGAAAAAAACGTTCCTTTTCATACCGCTCCATTCCAAAGGCCTTGACGATCCTGTTCCCGGCAAAGGTCTCATGCAGAAAAGAGCTTAAATCAGCCACAGCTTCCTGGTAGCCGGTGCTGATCCGGCGCACCCGCCGGCCGAACTCCACGACCGGAAAAAAAGCCAGCGGTAAAACAACAAAAGCAAATAAAGCCATTTTCCAGTCCCGGTAAAAGATAACCGCCGTCAAACCGACGATTGTAAAACAATCTTTCAAAGATCCGGTAACCGCCGTCGAAACCATGCCCTTTACAATAGCGACATCGCTGGTGATGCGTGACATTAGAACACCGGTCTTTTCCTTGTGGAAAAAGGCGATCGACAGGTCCTGAATATGGCCATACAGATCGTCCCTCAAGCGCCTGATAATCGTTTCGCCCACATAATTCATCAAGTAGTCCTGTATGTACGTTGCCAGACCACGCAAAAAGTATATCAGGATCACCGCCACCGGAATGATCTTCAGCATCAGGGTGTCTTTATTAAAAAAAATATCATCCAGCACCGGTTTTACCAAAAAGGCCGTGGCCGAGGTTGCCGCAGCGATGACCAGCATACACACCATTGCCCCAAATAGACGCAACCTGTTTTCCTTGATCAGAGCCAGGATTCGTTTGTGTCTATCACGCAGCAGCGGTTTTTTTATTTTTTTGGCAATCGGTTCTTTCATAAAATTTAGAGACTACAGACCTCGTTAAATGGTCGATTTGACCAATCAACCATTTAACCATCTGCCATTCAACCATTTCTCGATTTAACGATTTAACCAATAAGCCCGTTAACGATATCCGGGCAAAGCCGAATCCTGCAAGTGTTAAAATTTGAAACGCTCAGTTTGGGTTAAAGCATATTCAGCGCAATATCGGCAACGCGTTCCGAGGCTCCCGGAGCACCTAACAGATCTCTTGTACGCAACAGTTCGTTTCTCAAACGCTCTAAACCGGAAGCGTCCTTTAACATCCTCAGCACCGTATCTGCTATCTTCATGGGGGATGCTTCCCGTTGCAGCAGTTCGGGAACAATCTTTTTGCCTGCAATAAGATTGACAAGGCCGATATGCTTTACACGGATCAAAACCCTACCCAACCAGTAGCTTATCGGAGATACCTTATAAATGATCACCATCGGTGTACCGGAAATTGCAGCTTCCAGAGTAACCGTACCTGAAGCGGCAACAACAAGTCTGCATTTTTCAAAGACTTTATCCACGCCGTCCTCATATAGCTCAACATTATTGAATGCTTCGTGTTTCGCGATGAACGCTTCCACGTATTTTCTTTCCACAGTAGGGGCCAGCGAAACGATAAATTTCAAGTTTTTGATTCGTCCTGTCAGTATCCTGGCGGCATCCAGCATTACCGGCAGATGCCTGGCGATCTCCCCGTCGCGGGAACCGGGCAGAAGGCCGACGGTTAGATTGTGCTCATTGGGCTTTTCCAAAGTGGTGCCGCGGGAAAAATGATCGCTGTCTAACAACGGATGACCGACAAATGTTACCGGAACTTGATGTTTCCTGAAAAAATCTGCCTCAAACGGCAAAATAACTGCTACATGCTTCACCAATTTTCCGATTTTCTTAACACGGCCGGATCTCCAGGCCCAAACCTGGGGAGTTATATAATAAAGCACAGGTATGTTGAGCTTTTTTGCTGTCGCAGCGACAATAAGGTTAAAATCCGGAAAATCTACTAAGATGAGAAGATCGGGACGCAGTGTTTTCAGGCTTTTTTGGGCAACAGATAATCCTTTTAATATTCCGGTTATTTTGGAAAATACCTCAGTAATTCCCACAACGGCAAGCTCTGAAGCATCAACCAAAATCCTGACACCTGCCTTTTTGAGGGCCTGACCGCCGATGCCGCAGAAAAACAGCGACGGATGCTTTTGACGCATGATCTGAACCAATTTTGCTCCATGAAGGTCTCCGGAAGCTTCACCTGCAATAATCATGACACATTTTTGTTC
This window contains:
- a CDS encoding 3-deoxy-D-manno-octulosonic acid transferase — encoded protein: MIVLYNILLVIAIVLGFPLIIPFVLISDKRRKTVLPRLGLTKTATGAIPKKGFYPDRKPIWIHALSVGEVLAAVPLVQGIIDGFKNRNVLVSVSTKTGFEVADQRFKGMVNAVIYYPYDLAFSVKHIAGKIDPALVVIVESDIWPNFLFEMKTRQVPVILANARLSKRSFAGYKRLAVFSKSLFLSFTSICTQSAEDAERFKALGVPSSRITVSGNIKFDQGSPAMPESEIKNMRQSTHVRLSQKVFMAGSTHKGEETVLLEAFTRMKQEFEDLLLIVVPRDPGRAGSVQRIFQSARFHAVLMKELSMLAADSRIDVIVVDAIGVLKKLYALANVAFVGGSLVNCGGHNPLEPAVFSKPILFGYDMSDFAEIAQMLVAAGGAARVQDAEDLYNVASKLFRDHQQACKMGNRAFEVFNANKGAVDRTLKVIAESL
- the lptG gene encoding LPS export ABC transporter permease LptG, which produces MSILYKYLTIQISKYFGIMLAMVVGIYVAVDFFERIDDFMEANLPLSKALTFFFFQTPFIISQILPVCILLAVLVVFGLMTRNNEIVALKSSGIHIFYLLKPVLAIGLVVSILLFFFSEVIVPISMEKANQIWLREVRKEFAVISKEKNIWMKGDRSITHIKYYNPQVNTIFGVTFYQFNKDFRLTRRVDAEKGVFRQDKWLLSGVMEQNLNEKDGTYKITFHETISEAFDFLPENLKRVVKKSEEMNFKELLEYIKKVEKEGYDATIYRVDLYAKTAFPLVCIIMCMLGAGIAARGSVKEGLPVSIAYGIGIAFLYWIFYSLCISLGYGEMLPPFIAAWTANFVFLCLGTLILLYAD
- the lptF gene encoding LPS export ABC transporter permease LptF gives rise to the protein MKINTIINRYVFTEMMPPFILNIVFFTFVFLMAKILDITKMIVNYRISISSVFLMLLYSIPYFLEFVIPMSIMMSILLTFLRLSADNEIVALKAGGQSIYGMLPPVILFCLLGCLLTGFMSIYGLPWGRLSFAELTVKVASSHANVGLKERTFNDGFKDVMLYINKIDLKSKDLVNVFIEDKRNKDVISTVVAPRGDLFSEADRPALHLLLYDGIINQVDLKNRATHSIKFDTYDVNLDLKKATTTANRWSKDEKEMSLTELRRFIRTYPKKDAQYYAALIEFHKKFSIAFACFALGLLAVPLGVQSRTAKRSFGLGLGLFFFLLYYLMLSAGWVFGEAGIYPPAVGMWLPNIVMGGLGLFLLVRTANERPLYIGYVPALIKRVLFSKPAAPPSTSD
- a CDS encoding ABC transporter ATP-binding protein, with product MKEPIAKKIKKPLLRDRHKRILALIKENRLRLFGAMVCMLVIAAATSATAFLVKPVLDDIFFNKDTLMLKIIPVAVILIYFLRGLATYIQDYLMNYVGETIIRRLRDDLYGHIQDLSIAFFHKEKTGVLMSRITSDVAIVKGMVSTAVTGSLKDCFTIVGLTAVIFYRDWKMALFAFVVLPLAFFPVVEFGRRVRRISTGYQEAVADLSSFLHETFAGNRIVKAFGMERYEKERFFQKTLGLFKLEMKAVIARSLSSPIMEFLGGCGIAFIIWYGGSKVVAGTSSAGTFFSFMAAVLMLYDPVKKLSGLNNAVQQGLAAVDRIFDVMETESEIKEPMNPVILTRKPHRVTFENVFFKYEDEMILKDINLDVQAGEILALVGMSGGGKTSLVNLLPRFYDVTQGALLIDGVDIRNASIASLRDQMAIVTQDPILFNDSVRNNIAYGNQNASDEDIRRVAKAAYAYDFIQNFSNKFDTNIGELGARLSGGEKQRICIARALLKDAPILILDEATSSLDAESEMLVQKALENLMKGRTTFVIAHRLSTIDYADRIIVVVNGRIVEEGKQEELIARRGEFFKLYQMQYSNSQDKVSPPENIRINPDYS
- the lpxB gene encoding lipid-A-disaccharide synthase; translation: MGSLLEQKCVMIIAGEASGDLHGAKLVQIMRQKHPSLFFCGIGGQALKKAGVRILVDASELAVVGITEVFSKITGILKGLSVAQKSLKTLRPDLLILVDFPDFNLIVAATAKKLNIPVLYYITPQVWAWRSGRVKKIGKLVKHVAVILPFEADFFRKHQVPVTFVGHPLLDSDHFSRGTTLEKPNEHNLTVGLLPGSRDGEIARHLPVMLDAARILTGRIKNLKFIVSLAPTVERKYVEAFIAKHEAFNNVELYEDGVDKVFEKCRLVVAASGTVTLEAAISGTPMVIIYKVSPISYWLGRVLIRVKHIGLVNLIAGKKIVPELLQREASPMKIADTVLRMLKDASGLERLRNELLRTRDLLGAPGASERVADIALNML